The Halomonas sp. KG2 genome segment CCGAAAGCATGAGTGGCTTTCAGGCAGACCGTATCAGCTATCGTTCGCTACCGGGTTCGGAAGCTCACTTCGATCTCGTGTTGGGTTACCGCCATTTATCTCCTGCAGCTGACGCCTTTATTCGTTCGACTCAATAAAATACTTTCCCGCACAAAATGTTGACGGCATTGGATATCTGTAGCTAGCCCCCTTCTCGCCTGCGAACGAGTCTACACCGGCATCATCCACACCCGCGACTGGCTCACGCTAATGGAAATCAGACGCAGGCGATAACGAGAGGTGATGAGGGTGAGTGGGATGTAGAAGGCTATAATCAAAACCGACATTAGCGGTACTGGTAATGTTGGTCTTCGGCCAAGAGCAGTCTTACAGGAAAAAGCTATATAAGTAGCTAGGGGATTAAATTTTTAATGCTTTTTCGAGCGTTTTCAGACCTCATAGATACGACTAAAGCCCTCTTGCTGGTTATACTCGGCAAAGTAGAAAAAGCCAAAAGCCGATTAGATGGAGCTTTCTAATGTTTTCCATCTTGAGAGAACCACAACCCCGCTATAAAAAATTAACTCACTGTCTCTCAAAAAGACCACCAGTTTCTTTTTCTAGTTTTATCAGCGAGCTATTCAGCAGTTCTAGAAAGGACTTGGTAAGGCCGGACTGCCCTCTCTGTTTAGGTAAAATCAAACTGTAACGATATGGAATTCTTGGCTCGAAACGCTTTACGATTAGACCTAAGCGCTGATAGTGCCAAGCAGTAATAGGATCAACTAATGAGACACCGCTGCCAGCCAGGACGAAGGCGCAGGCACCGAACCCTAGTTGTGTTTCGATCATTAGTTGTCGGCTGACGTTCTCGTGTTCGAAGACACTATCAATCTTGTGGCGGATACTCTGCTCTGAGCCTAGTGAGACAAAAATTTCGCCCTCAAGGTCTCGCGGCCGAATATCCTTGTGATCGGCTAGCCGATGCCCAGACGGTAGAACACAGACCAAGCGGCTATCCGCGAGAACGCTTGCTTCGATACTCGGGTCGTTAAGTTCTATGCCTGAGATTACCCCTAGGTCGAAGTGCTGACTGGCCACTAGATCAGCTACTTGCTGGGTACTGCGCACCTGCAAGGTGACTGACACGCCGGGATGTAGTCGACAGAACTGGTCGGTCAAAGCTGGCAGAAACTCCAGCGACACAGCAGGCATGGAAGCGATACGCAGCGATCCCAGATGGAACTCCCTCAGCTCTTCAGCAGCTCGAGATAGCTTTTCAAGTGAGACGAAGGCCCGTTCCACTTCCTCGTAGAAGAAGCGCGCTTCCGGCGTAGGAACCAGCCTGCGCCGATGCCGTTCAAACATCTTAACCCCAATAGTCTCCTCGAAGTCAGTTAACAAGCGGCTTACTGCAGGTTGGGAGACATAAAGGATATCTGCTGCTCCCCTAGTTGTTCCACTGATCATGACTGCTCGAAAGGCTTCGATCTGCCGATAAGTCAACTTTGGCATGTTCAATTTCCGAAATAGTTAACAACATAATGTTATCAATAAATACAAACAAACGATTGGATGTTATACGTCACGAAAGCCAAGATGTCGATGAAGCTGCTTTACGGCCCTAGCAAACAAACAAAACACGCGAGAAGGCCCTATGGAACGATTTTTTCGCTATACCTTAACTTTTCTTATCATTTTGGTAGCAGGTAGCCAGTTTATTCAGGTTATTACTCGTTACCTGCTTGAGATGCCGGTAATGGGTCTTGAAGAAGCCACGCTGATTCCTACTCTTTGGCTTTATATGCTCGGCAGTGTCAATGCGTCACGTGAAGACACTCAGATTAGAGCTAATGTGCTAGATATTTTTTTGAAAACTGATCGTGCTAAAAGTTATCTGCAGGCTTTTTCCGATGCGCTCAGCGTGATTATCTCGATTTGGCTGACTACTTGGGCATGGGATTACATCAGCTATGCCTCTCGGGTAGGCAAAAGCACTCCAACCCTTTATATACCAACCATTATTTATGAGTCCGCACTAATAATCGGTCTCGTTCTAATGGTTATTTTTACTCTGTGGCACTTGCTGCGCAATCTCGGCTACCTATTTGGTATTCGCCAAAAGCCCGACCATCCCCCTAGTGACCCCAATTATCCCGAAACTGCTGAAGTTCAGGAATTCAAGGTTTTGGCCGATAATAACAAGGATAAAAATCATGATTGAGATAGCACTTCTTGCATTTGCTGTGCTGATCGTGTTGCTGACCCTAGGAGTCCCCCTACCCTACTGCTTCGGTGCGGCTCTCATGGTCATGACCATGATCGGCGAGTCGACAATGCGCGGTATGATGATGTGGGGATTCAGCCAGCTCACCAACCCGATACTCCTGGCAATCCCACTCTTCGTCTTTGCTGGAACATTGATGAGCGTTAGTGGCATTGCCTCCAGTCTTCTCAGGTTCGTCAACATCTTCGTGGGACGGGTTCGTGGCGGCTTGGGTGTAATGGCAACAATTAGTTGCGCCATCATTGGCGCTATTTCCGGAAGCGGTCTAACGGGAATTGCGGCTATTGGCCCCATTCTCATTCCTGAAATGGAGCGCAAAGGATATCCCCGAGCCTACGCGACAGCGCTGATTGCAAACTCCTCGATTCTGGGCTTACTGATTCCTCCCAGCGTCACAATGATTGTCTATGGATGGGTTACGGACACATCTATCTTAGCAAGCTTCCTGGCAACGTTAGGCCCAGGCCTCCTGATCATGTTTCTGTTCTGTGCTGTCAACATGTTTATGTCGCGCAAATTCGATCTGGTGCTTGACGAACCAATGGCATTCGACAAGCGAATTCGTGATGCCGGTCGACGCACGTTTCATGCACTACCAGCACTACTAATGCCAGTGATAATTCTAGGTGGTATTTACGGTGGCATCATGACGCCTACCGAGGCCGCTGCAGTTGCTGTTATTTACGCCGTACCAGTAGGTTTCATGATCTATCGTGGCCTAACCTGGAAGACGCTGCTTGAGTCAGGCAAGGAGTCCGCTACCTCCATTGGTGCCATCCTGATCATGATCCTGTTCAGCTTGATACTCAGTCAGCTGTTTGTACGGGAAGGTATTCCCCAAGCCTTGGTCGAGATGATCTTCGCGGTTACTGACAACAAGTTCCTTTTATTACTGCTTATCAATCTGATGCTTTTCGGCATCGGCATGGTAGTCAACGATATCACCGCTATTATCCTGACCGGTCCTTTGCTACTTCCTCTGATGGAAGCCTTGGGAGTCAGTCCCATTCAGTTTGCTGCCATCATGGGTGTCAACACCGCCATGGGCGGCGTAACCCCACCCTACGCAAGCATCCTTTATCTCGGCGCCCGCATTGGCAAGGTGAAGTTCACCGAAGTAGTCAAACCCGCCATGACACTGATCCTGTTTGGTTATCTGCCAGTGGTGGTACTTGTTTCAGCCTGGCCTGACCTGTCCGAATATCTACCCAGCCTGTTCGGTTACTGATCAATTCCAATAAATCGAGCACGATACCTGCAATAAAAAAGTGGAGAAAACAATGAAAATGCCTTCAATTAAGTTTCTGACGGCTGCTATCGCCTTATCGGTTTCAGCAAGCACGATGGCTGAAGCTGCCAACCTGATGTTATCGCATGTACGCCCCGAAGGAACCGCCATCGATAA includes the following:
- a CDS encoding TRAP transporter large permease; this encodes MIEIALLAFAVLIVLLTLGVPLPYCFGAALMVMTMIGESTMRGMMMWGFSQLTNPILLAIPLFVFAGTLMSVSGIASSLLRFVNIFVGRVRGGLGVMATISCAIIGAISGSGLTGIAAIGPILIPEMERKGYPRAYATALIANSSILGLLIPPSVTMIVYGWVTDTSILASFLATLGPGLLIMFLFCAVNMFMSRKFDLVLDEPMAFDKRIRDAGRRTFHALPALLMPVIILGGIYGGIMTPTEAAAVAVIYAVPVGFMIYRGLTWKTLLESGKESATSIGAILIMILFSLILSQLFVREGIPQALVEMIFAVTDNKFLLLLLINLMLFGIGMVVNDITAIILTGPLLLPLMEALGVSPIQFAAIMGVNTAMGGVTPPYASILYLGARIGKVKFTEVVKPAMTLILFGYLPVVVLVSAWPDLSEYLPSLFGY
- a CDS encoding TRAP transporter small permease subunit, which codes for MERFFRYTLTFLIILVAGSQFIQVITRYLLEMPVMGLEEATLIPTLWLYMLGSVNASREDTQIRANVLDIFLKTDRAKSYLQAFSDALSVIISIWLTTWAWDYISYASRVGKSTPTLYIPTIIYESALIIGLVLMVIFTLWHLLRNLGYLFGIRQKPDHPPSDPNYPETAEVQEFKVLADNNKDKNHD
- a CDS encoding LysR substrate-binding domain-containing protein; this translates as MPKLTYRQIEAFRAVMISGTTRGAADILYVSQPAVSRLLTDFEETIGVKMFERHRRRLVPTPEARFFYEEVERAFVSLEKLSRAAEELREFHLGSLRIASMPAVSLEFLPALTDQFCRLHPGVSVTLQVRSTQQVADLVASQHFDLGVISGIELNDPSIEASVLADSRLVCVLPSGHRLADHKDIRPRDLEGEIFVSLGSEQSIRHKIDSVFEHENVSRQLMIETQLGFGACAFVLAGSGVSLVDPITAWHYQRLGLIVKRFEPRIPYRYSLILPKQRGQSGLTKSFLELLNSSLIKLEKETGGLFERQ